A region from the Musa acuminata AAA Group cultivar baxijiao chromosome BXJ1-10, Cavendish_Baxijiao_AAA, whole genome shotgun sequence genome encodes:
- the LOC135595532 gene encoding uncharacterized protein LOC135595532, with the protein MSIPSPPRPRRESDEEGGKERDRPRVFDAKAKALCWQKAEVVPGRHPERWRKDPAGNVVCKRFWNCHGCICYEYDHIIPFSKGGDTTAENCQILQTRVNRLKSDKQLVDKAELEGFSCDVKFTDKELDIIEMAAYGDVIRPGNQCRCRTVAEMLGKVKLKNPLAACELPYKENQ; encoded by the exons ATGAGCATTCCGTCGCCTCCTCGGCCTCGTCGCGAAAGCGATGAGGAAGGGGGCAAGGAGAGGGATCGGCCGAGGGTCTTCGACGCCAAGGCCAAGGCTCTGTGCTGGCAGAAGGCGGAGGTGGTGCCCGGCCGCCACCCCGAGCGGTGGCGCAAGGACCCCGCCGGCAACGTCGTATGCAAGCGCTTCTGGAATTGCCACGGATGCATTTGCTACGAGTACGACCACATCATCCCCTTCTCCAAAG GTGGGGATACAACTGCGGAGAACTGCCAAATTCTGCAGACGAGAGTGAACAGGTTGAAGTCGGATAAGCAATTGGTGGACAAAGCAGAACTGGAAGGTTTCTCATGTGACGTCAAGTTCACCG ACAAGGAGCTCGATATCATCGAGATGGCTGCCTATGGGGATGTTATTCGACCAGGCAATCAATGTCGTTGCAGAACTGTAGCAGAAATGCTGGGGAAAGTGAAGTTGAAGAACCCGTTGGCTGCTTGTGAACTGCCATACAAGGAAAACCAATGA
- the LOC135595531 gene encoding eukaryotic translation initiation factor 5A-2-like — MSDEEHHFESKADAGASKTYPQQAGTIRKNGYIVIKARPCKVVEVSTSKTGKHGHAKCHFVAIDIFNGKKLEDIVPSSHNCDVPHVTRTDYQLIDISEDGFVSLLTENGNTKDDLRLPTDETLLTQLKEGFGEGKDLVVTVMSAMGEEQICALKDIGPK; from the exons ATGTCGGACGAGGAACATCATTTCGAGTCGAAGGCCGACGCTGGGGCTTCCAAGACCTATCCGCAGCAGGCCGGAACTATCCGTAAGAATGGGTACATCGTCATAAAGGCGAGGCCGTGCAAG GTTGTAGAAGTTTCAACCTCCAAAACTGGAAAGCATGGCCATGCAAAATGCCACTTtgttgccattgatatattcaatGGCAAGAAGCTTGAAGATATTGTTCCGTCATCTCACAACTGTGAT GTTCCCCATGTCACACGTACCGACTATCAACTTATTGACATCTCAGAGGATGGTTTT GTTAGTCTGTTGACTGAAAATGGTAACACAAAGGATGATCTGAGACTTCCCACTGATGAAACACTTCTTACTCAG CTTAAAGAAGGTTTCGGCGAAGGGAAGGACCTGGTGGTGACTGTCATGTCTGCAATGGGTGAAGAGCAGATTTGCGCATTGAAGGACATTGGTCCTAAGTAA